GTGCAGGAGATGGTGCTCGCGATCTGGCTGATCGCCAGGGGTTTCGCGTTTCCCCCTTGCCCGCGCCTGACGGGCATCACACGCAGGCAGCGCCGCCCGGTGGAGGGGACGTGTCGTCGGAAGGTCGGTTGGTGTCTCAGGAGGGGTCAGATTGACCAGCGCCCTTGGCCGCCCACGACGAGCTGTTGATCAGTCCAAGTGTGTACCGCAGGCCCGGCACACGGATGCATCACGGGGACCGTTGGCCTCGGGCACTGGCTCGGGAAGCATAGGTGCGACACCGCGGTTTGGGGAGGCGATCCCGGCAGGCCCATGCAATTTTGGGACGCTCTGGGGTGGGCCGCGCGGTGGAGCGACGCCGAGGCTGCGCCGACGACAGGGGACATCACGTGTCAGCGCGGACGCCGTTCGTCGTGGCGCAGACCAGGAGGCACTGGGCGATCGCACCGGGTGGATCTCGGACCGGGACAGCCCGGCCGAAGAGCAAACCCTGGGCCTGATCGCAGCCCATGACCCGAAGTGCAGAGTATTGCTCTTGTGTTTCGACGCCTTCGGCCACGCAGATAGCGCCGACGGCGTGGGCGAGACCGATGACGCAGACGACGATTGCGTCATCGCTGGCATGCAGGCCGGCATGCAGGCCGAGTCCGGCGGCCAACTGGCGGTCTCCTTTGCGCGATGACGGATAGCGTTTCAGCTTCAGCAGCGAGCTGTATCCGGTTCCGAAGTCGTCGATCGCGACCAGGACCCCCAGTGCGGTGATCTGGCCCAGTACCGCGTGCGGCTTCGGCGTCCTCCAGGACGTCCGATTCGGTCACCTCGACGCATTAGGCGGTGCGCGGGCTTGGCGACGTCAACAAGGGGCTGGCCCTTGCGCTCGATGAGTGCAAGGGCCAGCTGGCGGCAAACCCGGGGGGGAGGTCTGCCGCGGAACGCAGGGTCAAGCGGGGGCAGGACCCTGCGCCGCCTGAGTTTAGCCGAGGATCTCGGGTGATCAAGTGTCCTAGATTTAGTCGGGTCGTCACTGCGTTTGGGGTTGCGGCGATTTGGCCTCGAGTCTAGGGCAAGATTGACCCGCCCGAGGTTGATGACTCGCCGGTAACGGCCGATCCGTTCAGCTCGGAGCTACGCGCCGAGAGCGCTGCGGAGGGCAACATGGTGGCCCCGTCCCGGGATGGTCTGCGCGTCTGGGGCGAGTTCGACCCCAACATTCGATAGTCTGGGCCTATAGGCCAGACCGGGCACCGGGGGCACGTTGCTGATCCCCGGCCTCGGGAACCTCCGAGTACTCCGGGAACGGTGCTGTCCTTGTGCCGACTGGTCGCCGACGGGCGGGCCGTGCTCGCACCGTCGCCGAGATCCTGACCTGACGGCTGTGGCCGGCATGCTGACCCAGATGTGACTGGACGGGGCGCTGCGGGTCGATCCCCACTGGGCCCGGAACCTGATGGCTCGGGTCGTGATCCTGCACCGAGTGCGCGGCGCTCCGCCTCCTGATCTGCAGGTTCGCCCAGTGGATTCTCGGCCCCGTGTTTCGGACTGCCCGGTTCGGCAACTGTCCGGCTCTGGTCAGGGGGTTTGAT
This window of the Nakamurella panacisegetis genome carries:
- a CDS encoding EAL domain-containing protein yields the protein MGQITALGVLVAIDDFGTGYSSLLKLKRYPSSRKGDRQLAAGLGLHAGLHASDDAIVVCVIGLAHAVGAICVAEGVETQEQYSALRVMGCDQAQGLLFGRAVPVRDPPGAIAQCLLVCATTNGVRADT